A genome region from Panthera uncia isolate 11264 chromosome A3 unlocalized genomic scaffold, Puncia_PCG_1.0 HiC_scaffold_11, whole genome shotgun sequence includes the following:
- the NAA20 gene encoding N-alpha-acetyltransferase 20 isoform X2 gives MRYLAHWPEYFIVAEAPGGELMGYIMGKAEGSVAREEWHGHVTALSVAPEFRRLGLAAKLMELLEEISERKGGFFVDLFVRVSNQVAVNMYKQLGYSVYRTVIEYYSASNGEPDEDAYDMRKALSRDTEKKSIIPLPHPVRPEDIE, from the exons TACCTCGCCCACTGGCCAGAGTATTTCATTGTTGCAGAGGCACCTGGTGGAGAGTTAATGGGTTACA TTATGGGTAAAGCAGAAGGCTCTGTAGCTAGGGAAGAATGGCACGGACATGTCACAGCTCTCTCTGTTGCCCCAGAATTTCGACGCCTTGGTTTGGCTGCAAAACTTATGGAGTTATTAGAGGAGATTTCAGAACG aaagggTGGATTTTTTGTTGATCTCTTTGTAAGAGTATCTAACCAGGTTGCAGTCAACATGTACAAGCAGCTGGGCTACAGCGTATACAGGACAGTCATAGAGTACTATTCAGCCAGCAATGGGGAGCCTGACGAGGACGCTTATG ATATGAGGAAAGCACTTTCCAGAGACACTGAGAAGAAATCCATCATACCATTACCTCATCCTGTGAGGCCTGAAGACATTGAATAA